The Deltaproteobacteria bacterium genome includes a window with the following:
- a CDS encoding acyl-CoA thioesterase translates to MAKLKPKSPSASNATFTHLVLPSDTNVLGGAFGGRVMEWIDKAAAIVAQRHCRRIAVTASMDNLHFISPIKLGDVVILQASVNYTHHTSLEVGVRVTAENPLTGERRHTASSYLTFVAIDENGRPTTIPALLCRTKNEKRRFKEAETRRQERLRWKRIKEKNLLRS, encoded by the coding sequence ATGGCAAAGTTAAAACCCAAAAGCCCTTCGGCCTCTAACGCAACCTTTACCCATTTGGTGTTACCGTCCGACACGAATGTCTTGGGTGGTGCCTTTGGGGGGCGCGTGATGGAATGGATAGACAAAGCCGCTGCCATTGTGGCCCAACGCCACTGCCGGCGCATTGCAGTGACAGCCAGCATGGATAATTTGCATTTCATTTCTCCTATTAAATTAGGAGACGTGGTGATTTTACAGGCTTCGGTTAATTACACCCACCACACTTCCCTTGAAGTGGGTGTTCGGGTAACGGCTGAAAATCCTCTCACCGGTGAACGTCGCCACACAGCCAGTAGTTATCTGACCTTTGTAGCCATTGATGAAAATGGCCGCCCCACGACTATTCCTGCCTTGCTTTGCCGAACCAAAAACGAAAAGCGCCGTTTTAAAGAGGCCGAAACTCGGCGTCAAGAACGTTTACGCTGGAAACGCATTAAAGAAAAAAACTTACTAAGGAGTTGA
- a CDS encoding TonB C-terminal domain-containing protein codes for MAKRIRIFFSLFWLASLTIHLSILLGLDRFSFSNEPAQNPPDSKVVWVETKNLSLVDLPKPQKEERPKVAKFKSTYNSKVNQETVAAQKNPHATLTDHSQGKVTQQSSRPTQNTPKIAPFPNSKSKVYEPPVNGESFNETAWDRFNHDFMPMIKVGEKTWVNAYGMPDAQYFTMLKRIFRLRFNPAPPLRAYFRGHPIDVRRVRVTMVVTLDERGRLKKLAVLSPSGITNYDNESLRTVLQSSPFTSPPKSLLYQGDLEMKWTFITYIL; via the coding sequence ATGGCAAAAAGAATTAGAATCTTTTTTTCACTTTTTTGGTTGGCCTCGTTGACGATTCATCTTTCGATTTTACTGGGCCTCGACCGGTTCAGTTTTTCAAATGAACCAGCTCAAAACCCCCCCGATAGTAAAGTCGTGTGGGTTGAAACCAAAAATTTATCTTTAGTTGATTTACCCAAACCTCAAAAAGAAGAACGCCCTAAAGTTGCCAAATTCAAAAGCACTTATAACAGCAAAGTTAACCAAGAAACCGTGGCCGCTCAAAAAAATCCCCACGCTACCCTAACCGACCATTCCCAAGGCAAGGTGACCCAGCAAAGTTCCCGCCCAACTCAAAACACTCCTAAAATTGCCCCTTTCCCCAATTCTAAATCAAAAGTTTATGAACCCCCGGTCAATGGAGAAAGTTTTAATGAAACCGCCTGGGATCGTTTCAATCACGATTTTATGCCCATGATTAAGGTTGGAGAAAAAACTTGGGTCAATGCCTACGGCATGCCCGATGCTCAATATTTTACCATGCTCAAACGTATTTTTCGTTTACGCTTCAACCCTGCGCCGCCGCTCCGCGCCTATTTCAGAGGTCACCCCATCGATGTTCGGCGAGTACGGGTTACCATGGTGGTTACCCTTGATGAACGCGGCCGGCTTAAAAAATTAGCCGTTTTAAGCCCATCGGGGATTACAAATTATGACAACGAATCACTGCGCACGGTGCTACAATCCTCACCCTTTACTTCACCCCCCAAAAGTCTACTTTATCAAGGCGACCTTGAGATGAAATGGACTTTTATTACTTATATTTTATAA